A stretch of DNA from Solanum stenotomum isolate F172 unplaced genomic scaffold, ASM1918654v1 scaffold7955, whole genome shotgun sequence:
CTTCctttcaaacataaaaattatgtgtatctcTAGGTTACTTGCCTATGCAAGTTAGTAGAATTAATTATTAATGGTTTTGTGTaacaaaagaaacaacaaatagCGAAAGACAGAATATCTCGATAGCCATCACTTGATAAGTAAATTTATGAATATGTAAATTAAGGTATATAATTGAATATTcaaacatataataaaatatttttattagatatttttagttcaaatattgatttttttgtgcATGTTATGAAATGCTTCTTAAAAAGATAAGTTAACTACTTAACCTATGCCCTTTTTGTTATTACATGCCCTAGCCTCGAAACGCAGTAAATATTGAGGTTTGTGTTCCAATGATGTGCATaataaaaaatgtgacatatttTATGCAGTTACAACTTATCGATATAACAGACATTTGAGAAATTAcactacttaaaaaaaaaaaaattgaaagtgtttaatatatagaaatattttatcatatataGTAGTACTATCAATTGAAATAAATCTTAATTCGAATgtctaaattaaattaatgacATTTAAATGGTTGTGATAGTGTAAAGGGGacattaattctttttctttagcTTTTGAATTATCATTTCCTTGGATAGATTGCAATGTCAACCCTAGCTTAAATAAAGCAACCTCAAGTGCAAGTTTTGAAAACAATGGTTACCTTCTCAAATTTCAAGGTGAGTGTTTAATTAGTACTCATTAttattaaaagattaaaataaaagattagaaaatattcttctttttatttgcaATCTTTGTTAAGAATAATATGTTTCTCAGCTGAGATATGTAAGTGTACGAAAACAAGAGTAcaaaatgtataaattaattaattataataattgcaTCTTGCTTCTTCCAAAATATCTGCCTAAAGTTATGTGGTTAGTACGTCTATCGTACCATTACCACATTATGATTGTACGTAAAGTTGTATGAAAAGGGAAAGTAAGTAGGTAAATATTTAGTGCTatgaggaaaaaataaaagttctGATGtggatttaaaatttgataaaagtTAGGTTAAtcaatccattttttttaaaaatatagtgtGGTATTATTTGCTTTGAGTAAAATttacatagtttttttttttaaaatctcacATCATTAAGAGAatctatatacatatatgtagtTTTTCTAACCTTTTTAGCAATTGATACTTTATTCACATGCCCAACAATCTCTCCTTTGAACTAAATTTTTCGTGGCTCATTATCACGAACTACTATGTCAATTTTTGAGATTCACTGTGTGCTATACCTATATCATCTAAGCATTTATGGCAACCGCTGGCAACTAGCCTCTTTTGTATGTGCATCTCTAAGCTTGTAAAGGAAAGTAAATCGAGCTTCACACCATCATCTACACTTCATCATACTCATTTCGTTGAACTTGGACTTTAATATTGATTAAATCAACTTAAAGATACTTTTAACTTAGTGTGATATTGTTCGTTTGTATTACGTGCACatgatctttttttaaaaaaaagcacCACCCCATTAagagataatatattttatatatagtttttcaatctttttaattatatatattatcaatattaaattttatttacgcATCCaacaaatttatcaataaaaaaattgtctaaTGATTAAGAGATCACAATTCgacatgatattttatttaaaatcaatgaatttattgtattaaaatttacTTGAGTATTTTCCCCCCTGATTTCCTCCGCATTAACTAtgtgaaatgataaaaatacaatattttaagtGGATTGTATTTTAAGTTGCAAAAAAATCTTGGAAGATTTGTTACGAAGGGTGTCGGCGGAGAAGATATATTACTCTTCAAACTAAAGCAATTTTTtcgtttcttttttttctccgtttactttatatatagagtataatataaagaaaccactagaaaatgaacaaaaacaTTCAAACTTTACTATAACaatatcttttatttgaaaattatttaattactctaataaaatatttagaaaaaagcctaaaatatccttaatttatGAAATTCGGTATAATATTActctttatttactttttaggtaaaaaaaatacCCCAACGTTAACTATCAGGCAAAAGAAATCCCTTATTTCTAGCAGCCAACACTAGTAAGATATTTCTGGATCAAAAAGTTAACCTCAAAGATATTTTTGACCTGaaaggtaaaagaaaaataatattatgccAAATCTTATAGTTTAGAAGCATTTTTAATCCTTCTccttaaaatattatcataaaaatatgtaCTATGAAAGATCAAATTTATAGGAAATATGATTGTTATAAGTTACTCTTTGTTTCAATTCATatgatttacatttttttattagtcaatttaaaaaagaataacacatttatatatttggcCACAAgatcaaaaatttcaaaagcttttttaaaaaaaattatgtgcaaaaattcaaactaactcatatagattgaaacaacaaaatattatataataaaatgttaGAATTATGTTATAACGAGATCTGACCGTATATAATTTAAAGAAGAGGCTTGAAGATGCAGCAATATAATGCATGGGTTGCCGGTAATAGAAGTAGCATCCGTAGTACATGCAGCCATGTAACCAGTCATTAAACTTTACTTGGAATTCCCCCCTCCAATCAtcttctccttttattttcCTAAACTCTTCCTATCTTTTGTCTTCATGCACCTAAATATATTTTACcacaaatatttatcactcTCATGTAAATTTTTAAGTGAGTTTTTATTACgtgaaaatatgaaattagcTATGGAATGAAGCATATTAATGGATGgggaagaaaataattaatatggaATATTATTTATGAGCTTGTTTGCTTTGCTCTGGTTCTactagaaaaatcatttttctcattataagcatttctctttttatagaaaatatactttgattttttGACTAATCAATACCAAACactgaaaaattagaaaaacaaattatcTATACCAAAAAACACATAGTACTAAATTAATAAGTACATGACAATTTTAATCCATCCCTTTCAATTTTATTTGGTATATTTTGatcaaacacaaaatttaagagataaaataattaaatttgtcaGGTAAAATTTGTTTTACATCCATGTGTAGCTACTAGTTATAGATCACCTAATAAAAGAAAGCGAAAATTAAAGACACACTGTTTCTCAATACGGAGatgtgatattttttatagtatcaattacttaaattttgatttgaatattatactaattttttggaaattattactttttatataaatattatattttttgaattaaatattaaaattataattttttccttaaatattctAATGGCAGTTTAGATAcgtttttttctaaaaaacagAATATCATAGGGCTTTAAATTgaatagaatatttttaaaaatccagTTGATAAACTCTTAGTCGtttcctttttttcatttgtgaGTCGTGaaccaaactttttttttaagaaaaaatttcgAGGAGCACCATTTTTACTTTCTAGatgagaaattggaagtaaGGTGCTTTGTTTTGTCAAGTTAGAAAAGTCAAAAATTCATAAACAAATATTTGCACATacatttaccattttacccctaaacTTTGTTTTAACTGTTTCATTGAATTCTTTGTTTCCAACAGGGGGTTCACACACCCCCACTTTTCCTCTAtatatatttctgtcatttctCTTTCTTCAACAGAACTTCCAAtcataattccacaaatttttctccatttctctctctaatatttttctactttttcatctttttttttttaaaaaaaaaaaaaaaaacatgccAGAGGCTCCTTCAATAGATGATggaaattttgatgaaaataataaaaaacttattCAATTCTTTGAAGACATCACTAGTAATGCTAATGATGTTCAAAAAAATGTTCTTAATGAGATACTTTCTCGTAATTCTGGTGTTGAATACTTACAAAGGCATGGCCTTATTATAAATGGCAACAATGATGacaatgaaaatttcaaaaaaatcatgCCTATTGTTACTTATGAAGATCTCAAACCCGATATTGATCGTATCGCGGATGGTGATCGTTCACCCATCCTTTGTTCTCAACCAATTTCCGAGTTCCTAACAAGGTTAGTATATATGTACTCCATCAAatattacttttgtttttcGTTTTATGAGTTCAACTGAATCAATTGCTTTGAACTCAGTTACTGGAAATTCTAGATTCGTCTCTATATTAAGTGTTACAAGTTGATAGTGGATATAAAGAAAGTTATCTTTTTCTATGCAATAATTGTTTTTGGgcatatttgtatttatttatgtacttgttttttttttaatctatagtTCTGGCACGTCTGGGGGAGAGAGGAAATTGATGCCAACAATTGAAGAAGAGCTAGGGAGAAGGTCTTTATTGTACAGCCTTTTAATGCCAGTAATGAATAAATTTGTGCCAGATTTACAAAAAGGCAAAGGAatgtactttttatttataaaatcagaAGCAAAAACTCCAGGTGGTTTATTAGCTCGTCCAGTTTTAACAAGTTACTATAAAAgttcatatttcaaaaaaagaCCATATGATCCCTACACAAATTACACAAGCCCAAATGAAACAATTCTTTGTTTAGATTCATACCAAAGTATGTATTCTCAAATGCTTTGTGGTCTTTGTCAAAACACTCAAGTTCTACGAGTTGGTGCGGTTTTTGCTTCAGGTTTTATCCGTGCTATTCGTTTCCTTGAAAAGCACTGGCCTATACTTTGTCGGGATATAAAAACTGGAACGTTGAATCCACAAATAAATGACCCTATGGTACGCGAATCCGTGATGAAAATACTCAAACCGGATCCGGACCTTGCTGAATTTATTGAAATGGAATGTAGTAAAGAGTCATGGAAAGGGATTATTCCAAGATTATGGCCTAATACAAAATACGTCGATGTAATTGTTACTGGGACTATGTCACAATATATTCCAACTCTTAAATACTATGGTAATGATCTACCACTTGTTTGTACCATGTACGCTTCTTCTGAGTGTTACTTTGGTATAAATCTTGATCCTCTTTGTGAACCTAGTGAAGTTGCTTATACTCTCATACCTACCATGGGATTTTTCGAGTTCTTGCCCGTTGCTCGTGATGATCAAGGGCCACAAAAATCTAACAAGTATGACAAAGATAATTTGGTTGATCTTGTTGATGTCAAACTTGGACATGAGTACGAGCTCGTGGTCACCACTTATGCAGGTAAATTACTCTGAATCGTGTTACATAAAATAAGTTGTGATAGTATACTAGCAATTATAACCAAATTTAGTGTTTTCGTACTTTTCTTAGCCAATATAACATATGTTATACActgatgttatttttttttttcaggatTGTATCGTTATCGTGTTGGTGACATACTTAAAGTTGCTGGATTTAAAAACAAGGCTCCTCAATTTCATTTTGTGTGTAGAAAAAATGTTGCATTAAGTATTGATTCAGACAAAACTGATGAAGTTGAGCTACACGATGCCGTTTTAAAAGCATCGACTCATCTTGTACCATTTGAAACATCATTAACAGAATATACAAGTCATGCAGACACATCGACAAATCCAGGACACTACGTTTTGTACTGGGAAATCAACAATGATGAATCCGATGAAACATTAATCCCGAC
This window harbors:
- the LOC125853040 gene encoding indole-3-acetic acid-amido synthetase GH3.6-like gives rise to the protein MPEAPSIDDGNFDENNKKLIQFFEDITSNANDVQKNVLNEILSRNSGVEYLQRHGLIINGNNDDNENFKKIMPIVTYEDLKPDIDRIADGDRSPILCSQPISEFLTSSGTSGGERKLMPTIEEELGRRSLLYSLLMPVMNKFVPDLQKGKGMYFLFIKSEAKTPGGLLARPVLTSYYKSSYFKKRPYDPYTNYTSPNETILCLDSYQSMYSQMLCGLCQNTQVLRVGAVFASGFIRAIRFLEKHWPILCRDIKTGTLNPQINDPMVRESVMKILKPDPDLAEFIEMECSKESWKGIIPRLWPNTKYVDVIVTGTMSQYIPTLKYYGNDLPLVCTMYASSECYFGINLDPLCEPSEVAYTLIPTMGFFEFLPVARDDQGPQKSNKYDKDNLVDLVDVKLGHEYELVVTTYAGLYRYRVGDILKVAGFKNKAPQFHFVCRKNVALSIDSDKTDEVELHDAVLKASTHLVPFETSLTEYTSHADTSTNPGHYVLYWEINNDESDETLIPTSVFEDCCLTIEESLNSVYRQCRVSDKSIGPLEIKVVENGTFDKLMDYAISNGASINQYKAPRCVNYAPIIELLNSRVVSSYFSPKCPKWVPGQKQWLSS